The DNA window GTACTGCCACGCCGAGGAGGTGGGCCATGCCAAACGCGAATATCTGGAACAGGCGTCGGTTTTCGATGTCGCCCTGCGTATTTGGCGGCCGCGCTGGGCCGCGTGGGGCCTGCATGTGCTGCGCAGCGGCGGCCTGATTCGCCACGGCATCCCGTCCACCCGGCCCCTGACCGCCGAGGTGGCCGCCGGGCTGCCGGGCCAGCCGAGCGCCGTCTTCACCCCCGGGCATACCAGCGGGCACTGCTCGTACGTGGTCGACGGCGTCCTGGTCAGCGGCGACGCGCTGATCACCGGGCACCCACTACTGCGCCGCGGCGGGCCGCAGCTGCTGCCGGCGGTGTTCAGCCACAGCCAGCAGAATTCGCTACGCAGCCTGGACGCGCTGGCCCTGCTGGACACCGAGATCCTGCTGCCCGGGCACGGCGACGTGTGGCGCGGCCCGGTCCGCGAAGCGACCGCGCGGGCCAGCTCGCTGGCTCAGTGACCACATCGGCACCGCCTAAGTTCCTATTGTGTGACTCTCGAACGTGCTAGCTGTTGCGGGTCATGACGTTGTAGACGCCGACATGGTCGGGATGTGAGGAGGACGGGTCCTTCGGCGGCAGGATGAGAAATCGCCAAACCCCTCGTCCTGAACCTGAAGGAACCCGTCCATGACCCAAGGTAATGCTCCGTTGTCCGTTGAAGGCCGTCGCCGCCTCGTTGCCCGCTGCGTTGACCGTCCCATTGCCCACGTAGCTGCTGAGATGGGGATCTCGCGGGCGTGTGCCTCCAAGTGGGTCAACCGGTTCCGACGGTTCGGCGAACTCGGCCTATACGACCGCTCGTCGGCGCCGGTAGGGCAGCCCACGGCCACTGCGGCTGAGGTCATCAGTGTGATCGAGGCGATGCGCCGAGGCCGCAAGTGGTCGGCAACGCGGATCGCATTCGAACTCAATGCACGCGGCATCGTGATCGGCCGGCGCACCGTGAGCCGGCAGCTGGTGACCTTGGGGCAATCGGCGCAAGTTCCTTGACCCCAGCGGGGATCTGAATCGAGTACCGCAACGTATCATCGCTCGCTGCCCCGGGCACATGGTGCACGTCGACGTCAAGAAGGTCGGCCGCATCCCCGACGGTGGTGGGTGGCGGGTGCACGGCAAGAACAGCGCCCAGGGCAGAGCCTCGCGAGCGGCCCGCGCCGGCTATGTCTATCTGCATTCCGCGGTGGACGGCTACTCCCGATTGACTTACACCGAAGCGCTCACCGATGAAAAGGCAATCACAGCAATCGGATTTATGCACCGTTCCCGGGTCTGGTTCGCTGCGCACGGGATCGACCGCATCCAACGGATTGTCACCGACAACGGCTCCTGCTACCGCGCCCGCGACTTCGCCCACGTCCTGCACGGCGCACGCCACCAGCGCATCACGCCCTACACCCCGCGCCACAACGGCAAGGTAGAGAGATATCACCGCATCCTGGCCGAAGAATTCCTCTACGCCCGCACCTGGACCTCAGAATCCCAACGCAGCGAGGCACTCAAGGTCTGGAACATCCACTTCAACTACCATCGACCACACTCTGCCGCCGACGGCCAGCCACCAGCATCACGACTCACCACCGGCGTCACCAACGTGGTGACCTCCTACAGCTAGCACATCCGCCAGCTGATATCGGGAGTGCTATATCCCTTGAAACCCGTTGTGACGGAGCCTAAGTCAGGTCAGCCACTTCTCGAAGGCGATCGGAACAAACGGGCCCCAGGACGGCAGCGGATCCGGCGGTATCCGGGTGTATCCCGTCGCGTCATAGAGCGCTGCGGCCTCGGGCTGCCGATCGCCGGTGATCAGGTAGAGCCGCCGATACCCGCGGGCCCGGGTTTCGGCCTCCAACGCCGCCAGCAGCGCCCGGGCGTAACCGCGGCGCCGATGAGCGCCGTCGGTCCAGATCCGTTTGAGCTCGGCGGTGTCGGCGTCGTAGCGGAGAAACGCACCGCCGGTCACCGGCACACCGTCCAGCACACCGATCAGCAATCCGCCGTCCGGCGGTGCCAACTCGGCCTCGGGCACGGGCAGCCAGGTCAGATGCG is part of the Mycobacterium mantenii genome and encodes:
- a CDS encoding MBL fold metallo-hydrolase — protein: MGAAPTLVQVTDTVYLARGEAVNWTLVVDGTGVMLIDAGYPGDREDVLASLCELGYGPGDVRAVLLTHAHIDHLGSAIWLADEYGTKVYCHAEEVGHAKREYLEQASVFDVALRIWRPRWAAWGLHVLRSGGLIRHGIPSTRPLTAEVAAGLPGQPSAVFTPGHTSGHCSYVVDGVLVSGDALITGHPLLRRGGPQLLPAVFSHSQQNSLRSLDALALLDTEILLPGHGDVWRGPVREATARASSLAQ
- a CDS encoding GNAT family N-acetyltransferase encodes the protein MMPESSPPQGQLRFVSATHDDPLAQPLLAELAVEYAQRYGGTPSTHLTWLPVPEAELAPPDGGLLIGVLDGVPVTGGAFLRYDADTAELKRIWTDGAHRRRGYARALLAALEAETRARGYRRLYLITGDRQPEAAALYDATGYTRIPPDPLPSWGPFVPIAFEKWLT